The genomic window GGGTGGTCAACGAAAGATCGGAGGCCTGCAGAGCCTGAACGTAGAGTAACAGGGCCACTACGTTGATGCTGCCACTACCCAGCAGCGCCCACCAAAAATCTGGACCGATGGTCGGCACGTCCAAAAAGGGAATTAATGGTAGCAACACCACAAATGCCGTAAGGTGCTGGACCTTAGCAACCGTCCAAGGGTTAAGCTGAGCCAAACTCTGCTTATTAAGCAGGTCCTTTAATGCCGTAAACAGTGCCACCCCCAAAGCCAGGGGCAACCAACCGACCATCTCCATGGGACCCTCCACCAACGCTGTATGTTGCCGGGATGATAACGGTGAGATTCTGTTTTTTTAAAACCCCCGACGCTATCCTGTGACTTACTGTGCCCCATAGTGCCTGCGTTCATCTGCACGTAACCGCTCAATGGCGTAGCGCTACATGGTGTAGGGCATAGATGGCGCATGCTGGTCTAAAAACTTTGTTAAAACAACAGGGTCAACTTTACCAGCCTCACGCAACATCCAACCTACAGCTTTGTGCATAAGGTCATGGGGGCCTTTGAGCGACTGTTCTGCCAGCGCCAAGAGCACCTCAAACTGCCCCTTTGATCATGGCCAAGGTCGCCAACACGGCAACCCACCGGGTCCAAAGATCGTTGGAGGCCGCCATGGGATAAGCATGTTTTGCTGATCTGTCAGTACACGAACCCAAGGCCCTAAAATTATAGGGGCACAGAGATCCACCCAATCCCAAGTGTTAACCCCGGGCAGATGCGCGACGTAAAAATCCACCCGCTGTTTCTGTGCCTCTGCTGTACGACAGTGGGCAAACTGTTCCTTTAAAACAACCAAAGCGGTAAAGCGATGCTCATGTATGGGGCTATGCAGCAGATGTGCGCGCGCGGTTAATGGCAACTGGCGGCAGGTTCTGGCTACACGCCTTAATGCGCCACACGCCCCCCTATAAAGGGGTCGCCCTTGCCGCACCCCCCCGGTCCCGTCTTAAAAAAACGCAGAGCATGCTCCGCTTTATCCTTATCCCCAAGGGCGATTAATCTACTTTTTACCAACACGGCATCCATTGTATCCGCTCGCGATCCTCTTCACGGCCCTTACCCCACAAGAGCACGAAAAGCGCTACCTTTGACCCTTGGGGTTTGTTAGGGTACCCCCTCAGCAGCTTATGCTGCATAGAGACGATTTATAATTGGACTTTTTCATACGGTTTTGAGGTGAACAATGAGCCAGCAGGTCGATGTCATCATCATTGGTGCCGGTACGGCAGGACTCTACGCCATGGGTGTAGTCAGGCAGAAAACCAAAAATTTTGTACTGGTGGATCAAGGCCCCCTGGGCACCACCTGTGCACGGGTAGGCTGCATGCCGTCCAAGGCACTTATTCAAACAGCCGATGACTACCATAACGCCCAACGCATGGTGCGAGAAGGGCTCATTGAATCCCCACCAGAGATGGCCACCCAGGCCGGTACCGGATTTGCCCGTAAGATCAGCCAAATGCTCTCATCTAAGATCAGCGAACGGGTCAGTGGTGGCCTGGGTGATAAGCTCATTCAAGGTCGGGCACGTTTCATTGCCAAAGATACCATTGAGGTCAACGGACAAACCATCCAAGCCCAAGCGATCATCCTGGCAACGGGCTCTGAATCCGTCATACCCAAGCCTTGGCAAGCTTTGGGGGACCGCATTATCGACAGTGAAGGGCTATTCCAGTTAGAAGAGATGCCCAACTCTATGGCTGTTTTGGGGCTGGGAGCCATCGGCTTGGAACTGGGACAGGCCATGTCAACACTGGGGGTTGCGGTCACGGGGGTGGATCTGGCGGATACGGTGGCCAACCTACAAGATCCTGAGATCAAGGCTATGGCTGTGGAACACTTTAGCCAGCAGTTCCCCATCCATCTTGGCCATGGCGCTGAACTGTCCGAAGGAGAGAACAACCTCATCCGGGTACAAGCCGGTGATGTGGATGTTCAAGTCGAAAAAGTACTGGTCAGCCTTGGTCGCCGCCCCCGCTTAGCGGATATGGGTCTGGATACCATTGGTATTGAACTGGACCAACGGGGCGTTCCCCGGTTTGACCCCACCACCACCAAAGTCGAGGGGGCCCCCATCTATATTGCGGGGGATTGCACCAACGACCGGGTTATTTTCCATGAAGCCGCAGAAGAGGGCAAAATGGCCGGTTTCAATGTGCTGCGAGAATCCCCCCAGGCTTTCCAACGCAAAACCAACTTGGGCGTGATCTTTACCGACCCCAATATAGCCATTTTTGGCATGAGCTATGATGAAGCCCTGGCCGCAGGGGCCGAAATGGCCAGCGCCACCATCCATACCGAAAGCCGGGCCAAAGTGATGGGGGTTGAAGCAGGCATGGTACGGCTCTATGCCGATAAACAGACGGGGCATCTGTTGGGCGGCACGCTGATCTCACCTCGTGGAGAACATTTGGCCCATACGCTGGTGTGGGCGGTACAGGGGGGCTTAACCGTTCATCAAATGGCTGCGATGCCCTACTACCACCCCAATTTGGAAGAGGCTCTGTTTGGGGTCAGCAGCGCCCTAAGCAAAGTGTGTGGTGGGGGTGTTGAAGGGGTGCCTGCTGGATTAATACCTGCTTAAAAGAAGCGACCTTTTGCTGTATAAGCGGGATATCTACGAAGATATCCCGCTTTTCTTTTACCTAAAACACCCTGGATATAGATAATTTTATACTTAGAAATGGTGTATTTAGCACCTTTTCAGAAACTTTAGCGCTTTGTTTGGTTAAGTCCTTCCCCCACACGCCGATAACCATAACTCAGGCCCTACGACTGTGCGTCACACAGGCTTTGGGCGTTTTTCATTGATTTCTAATATTAGAATCATCTAATGTTATGGATTGATGTATGTCACACTTTTCTTGTTATGTTTTGAAATATTGATCACGTCTCGGCAAGGCGGCTCATGTTTTTCGAAAACAGCGCGTGAAAAGCTGGCGGTTTCGGAACTTTTGAGTATACTGTTGGCCTTTGATGGGTGGTATTTTTTGTGGTGACGGCATGGCTGGCTGAATGACCACAATAGAGCTTTTTATGAACAAACAGCTCACTCACCCACGGTTAACCGTTTCGAAACCCAAACATAAGGTGTTGAACATGGCTGATCTGTTTTCTGAAGAGTGGATGCAACGCTTTGCTGAAGAGTGGAACAAAGAGCCTGAACTGGCTGCTGCATTAGAAAAAATTGGTTTCACCTCCACCATTGCTTACGGCATTGATGGTGATGACGCCCCCCGTGGCGTATTGGTTGTCGAGAACGGCCAGGCCGTTTCTGGCGCAGCTTTTAATGGTCAAGAGATCAATTGGGACCTGCGTGCTGGCGAAGCAAGCTGGGAAAAATGGATCAAAAAAGGCCTGGGCACCATGGGTCTGGGTATGGCCTACACCTCCCGCAAGTTGAAGTTCAACGTGGGTGACTATGGCGCCATGATCAAGGACCCCCGTATGGCTGGTCCGTTTATTAAGAGCTTTACAGTGATGGGTCGGGTATAACCCCACACTTCACTGCACCTGTGTGCATGTATGGCACCCTGACCGGCTAGTCAGGGTGCCATCATCGCCAGGATGGGTAAGGTAAATTTTTTATGTTTAGACAGGCCAAAGCCTGCGACCAAAAACTTTACCCTACCCCCTGGATCCAGGCGATCCGCACCATGAATAGTTAAAGAGGGCCGTCATCCTTCTGTTCTATTCATGCAAGCATGAAACAAATGGGCAGTTTCAAACGTTTTACTGGTTGCTTATCTATAAAAGAAATGCAATCGAGAGACTTTGACCCATCTTCATGCACTTTACTGTAAAGTCTATGCATCATTCGTCCGATGAATAGATTAATGGCAGTACAATAACGATAAAAAAAGAACATATCCGGGAGCGCTAATAGGTATACGCAGGAGGCGTATACTTAGACCTATTATTAAGGATGAGGCTCATGTCGATGAAAAAGCATCTGCCCATGACCCTTCCGGCCGCGCTTCTCGGGTGCTGGATGCTTTCCGCCCCCACTGTACTGGCTGCTGCACCAATGCATGCAGGTACGTACAAAACCGTGGTGGTTGGGACGGCTCAAAGTGGTGCACATACCATGCTTGGTGGTACTGTGGTCCCCCTCAAGGAGGTCTCCTTCTCGGCACAGATGCCTGGTCGAGTGGAGTTTATTGCTGGCGTGGAAGGCAAGTCTTTTGAAAAGGACACCGTATTGGTGGCCCTGGATGAAGATGATTTGTTGGCTAAGCGCCGTGCAGCCTATGCTCAGTATCTTAAAGCCAAAGCGTCTTTCCGCAACTCCCGTGTGCAATATACCCGTGAGGTCTACTCTGGGTCGCGTATGGAGTCGGAAAATTCCGGCATGGCCATTCCCAAAATGTTTGACCGCTACATGACGCGTCCCTTCTCGGACATGGTCGGTGCGGACAACTCCGAGGTTACCCGTCGTGCCCAGATTTGGGACTCCGGCACCCGCATTGATCAAGCACGTGCTCAGATGATGCAGGCGCAGGCAGCTCTTCAAGAACTGGACGCCAAGCTACGGGACACCCGAACCATTGCCCCATTTAATGGTACCATTGTGCAAAAGCACGTGGAGGTTGGGGATACGGTTCAACCGGGTATGCCGCTTCTTCAATTTGCCAATATCCGTCACCTTCAAATCAAGGTGGATGTCCCCGCCCGTCTGATGCCTGGCATCAAACCTGGCATGAGCATTCCAGCCCGCCTGGATGTTGGTGGCACCTTGATTGAGACCCGCGTGGCTCAGGTCTTCCCCATGGCAGACCCCCAGCGCCACACCGTCACCGTTAAGCTGGACCTGCCAAGCCATGTACCTGGCGGACCGGGCATGTATGCGGAAGTGATGATTCCTGATGTGACCAACCCTGGTGAGCAAATTCCGGTTATTCCGGTCAGTGCCATCATTTGGCGCGGAAGTTTACCTTCTGTCTATGTCGAGATGAACGGTAAGATGGAACTACGCATGATCCGCCGCGGTGGCAACACCCTGGACGGCAACATGGTTAAAGTTCTATCCGGACTACAGGCTGGTGAGAAAATCATCATCAACCCCCCCGGACCAGGAAGTAACTGGAACGCCGGCAGCTCCGGCAAACCAGCGACGCCCTAAGCGCACGGATACAACGGCATACGGGGCAACCCGTATGCCGTTTTCCCGTTTGAAGAACCGCAAACAATGCAAGACCGAACACCCCTACTGTTAAGTCTCAGTTTAAGCATAGTTGGTTTATAACGACCTACGTTTAGACGGACACTTAAAAGAAACAAGTAAAAGAAGGTGTATTTAAAGCACCTCTATAGGACCACCCAAGAATAAGGTGGCCAAGACGAATCAACGGACACAAGAACAACGGGCCTTCCTCTCGAGCAATGCCCATCAGTATGCCGTGGTTAACTAAACCACAGCTGACTTTAAAGGGTGGTTACCGGTTTCCGGCACTCCCTTTTTATGTAGTCGTACCGAAGTAAAACCAACGCTTGAACCCGGTGTCTCATGTGATCCATGGGCAATACGGGTAATATCCACCTTGCCACCACTTTTGGTGCAGGGTATGAGCTTGGATTGGCCGTTCGCCACGTCGACGGGTAGGCCAATCTTGCGTCTCGTTAGGCTGGGTTGGGGAAGACCCCCCTCCCCCCTTCCATACGGGACATTGGCAGCGATACTATGGGATCAAAGATGATGCAATCTGATCAAATGGGACACGATAAAGATACCGCCAACCCCTCCTCTGACCATGCCTTGGGCATTGCCGGTGGAATGGCCAAATCATTTATCCATTCGCCCCTCTCTCCGCTGTTTCTGATCGCCTGTCTTGCGATGGGTGTGATGGGACTGATCCTCACCCCTCGCCAGGAGGACCCGCAGATCTCGGTCCCCATGGTAGATATCTTCGTGCAGTACTCCGGGGCCTCTTCCGACCAGGTTGAGACACTGGTGGCCGATCCTCTTGAGCGGATCATGAGCGAACTGCACGGGGTAAAACATGTCTACTCAGCGTCCATGCGCGGCCAAGCCATGGTTACGGTTGAGTTTGATGTGGGGCAGGATATGGAGGAGTCCCTGGTCAAGCTCTATGACCGTCTGCACTCCAATATGGATAAAATTCCTCCTGGTGTGCCACAACCGCTGGTCAAACCTCGTGCTGTGGACGATGTACCCATCGTCGCATTAACCCTATGGTCTGAACAGGTTGATGATGCCTATCTGCGTATTCTGGCCATGGATATGCTGCAGCAGCTTAATGAAGTTCCTGATACCAGCCAGGGTGGTGTGATCGGCGGCCGTAGTGAGCAGATCCGGGTTGAGGTTTATCCTGAGCGTCTCTCTGGTCACCATATCAGCCTGGATCAAATTGCCCAGACCATCAGCTCCGCCAACAGTGAAAAAGAGGTTGGATCTTCTGAGTCTGGTGATACAGGTTACCGCGTTTATACCGGCTCTTTTTTAAAGAGTGCTGAAGATATTAAACGTCTGGTGGTTGGTACCCGTCAAAATGTCCCTGTTTATATTAGTGACGTTGCGCGTGTTTTCAGCGGCCCAGCAGAGACCAAACAGCTGGTCAATTACTACACAGGCACCTCTAAAGCAGAGGGCCTGCCTGAGGCCAATGGTGCCTCTGCGGTGACCATCTATATCGCCAAGAAAAAAGGGTCCAATGGTGTCACCGTTGCCAACGGTCTTTTGGCCAAAGTAGAAGAGCTGAAGAGAACCCTAATTCCTGCCAACGTCAATGTTTCGGTCACACGAAACTACGGTCAGACAGCCAACGAAAAAGTAAACGACCTGCTGTTCAAACTGTTTATTGCCACCATGGCCGTTACCGTCTTGATCTGGTTCTTCCTGGGTTTGCGCCCGGCCATTGTGACATTGATCGTGATCCCTGTTGTGATCTTGATGACGGTCTTCTCCGCTTGGCTTATGGGTTACACCATTGACCGGGTATCCCTGTTTGCCTTGATCTTCTCCATCGGTATTTTGGTCGATGACGCCATCGTGGTGGTGGAGAATATCTATCGACGTTGGCTATTGGATGGCAAAACCGACTCCGATATCTCCGTTGATGCGGTGCGTGAAGTGGGTAATCCCACCATTTTGGCAACCTTTACCGTGATCGCGGCATTGATCCCCATGGGTGCTGTACGGGGTATGATGGGTCCTTATATGGAACCGATCCCTGCCCTGGGCTCGGTGGCCATGATCTTCTCGCTGTTTGCCGCCTTTATCTTCACTCCATGGCTGGCCCAGCGTTTAAAGCCCTCTATGACCAACCTGGAACGTCATGCCAAGAAAGAGCACCGTCAAGCCGAAAAGATGGAGCGCTTCTTCTACTGGCTGATCCCCCAATTCATTGAAAGCCGCTTTAAAGGTATGGCTTTTTTGGGTGGCTTAATCGTGGTGTTCTTTGCCTTCTGTGCCATGTTCTACACCACCCATGTGACGGTGAAGATCCTGCCATTGGACAACAAGCCTGAGTTTAATGTGGTGATCAACATGCCAGAGGGTACGGCACTGTTTAAAACCGCCAACCTGACCCAGCAGTTGACCCAGACCATTCGTGAAAATGTCCCTGAAGTAACGGCGCTGCAGTCCTATGTAGGTACCGCCTCGCCCTATAACTTTAACGGCTTGGTTCGCCACTACTATCTGCGTAAGGAGTCCTGGCAGTCTGATATTCAGGTGCAGTTGATCCATAAATCCTTACGTGAGAAGACCTCACACGACATCGCCGTACAGGTCCGTGACCTACTGACCCCTATGGCCCATGCTCAGGGTGGTAAAGTACAGATTGTTGAAATGCCTCCTGGCCCACCTGTACTCCAGTCGGTTGTGGCTGAAGTAACCGGACCTACCGCAGAGGTACGCCGTCAGGTAGCTCGGGATCTGGAGCAGATGTTTAAACGCTCCGAGAGTATTGTGGATGTCGACACCTTCATTCAGGATGACTATGAGGTGTGGCGTTTTGAGGTTGATACTGAAAAAGCCGTACGTCGTGGTATCTCTGTAGACAGCATTAATCGCAACCTGGGCATGGCCATGGGCGGCCATAAACTGGGGGATATCAAGCGCGGTTCCGTCCTGGAGCCAACCTTTATCGTCCTGCAGGTACCTTTGGAAGTACGGGCCCAAATCGCCAGCTTGTCCGATCTGCCGGTACAGACCTCCACAGGCCGTACCATTCCGTTGGGCGAACTGGGTCGCTTTGTCAAGACCAGCCAGGATCCCGTCATCTATCATAAAGACCTACGCCCTGTTGAGTATGTGACAGGTGAAGTAACCGGTCGTTTAGATGCCCCAATCTATGGTATGTCGGATATTGAAGGCATGCTCAAAGATTACACCTCTCCCGATGGTGTTAAGATTGCCGGCACCTATCTTGGTCCCCCAGACACTTACAGCAAGAGTGGTTTTGAGTGGACCGGTGAGTGGACCGTAACCTATGAAACCTTCCGCGATATGGGTATCGCCTTTGGTGTGGCCCTTCTGTTTATCTACGCCTTAGTGGTGGGGATGTTTAAAAACTTCACCTTGCCTGCCATCATCATGGCGCCTATTCCTCTGACCCTGATGGGGATTATCCCTGGTCACTGGATTATGGATGCCAAGTTTACGGCAACTTCGATGATCGGGTTTATCGCACTGGCTGGTATTATTGTGCGGAACTCCATTCTACTGGTGGACTTTGCTCAGGAAGAGATTCTTAAAGGTACTTCCGTTCAGGATGCTGTGATCCTCTCCTGTAAAGCCCGGACCCGTCCGATCGTCATTACGGCATTGGCCCTGGTCGCGGGTTCCAGTGTGATCTTGAGTGACTATATCTTCCAGGGTATGGCCATCTCCTTGCTGGCGGGTGCATTGGTCTCAACCGTACTGACCTTGGTGGTTATCCCCTTGGGTTGTGTGAGTGCATCCTGGGCCTTTAAACGTCCAGAGGCTGATCTGGTACCGGCGCAATTTGAACCGGCCCCGCTACCCCACACCCCCATGAGCCCCCCTGCAGCGTCTGAAGCTCAGACCACTGCTGAGAAAGCGGCACCACAGGAGAAGGCTGCTACCGCGGAAGCCAAAACACCTGAGCCCGTAGCTGAAGAGCCCCCGGCTGAGGTAGAAGCTAAGACCGAAACTGCGGAAGAGAAGACAGAAGCTGAAGCGCCTGCGGCTAAAAAGCCAGCTCCGCGCAAACGGGTTGTGGCGAAAAAGTCAGCCCCAGCGGCCAAAAAGGAAACGACCACCAAAGCAGCGCCCAAAAAGCGTGTAACCGCGACCCGTAAAACCACCGCAACCAAGGCGGACGCTACGGGGGAAGAGAAGCCTAAACCAACCCGTAAACGGGCAACGGTTACCCGTAAGACCGCGGCCAAACCCGAAGCAGAGGTCGCCGCAGAGAAAACTGAGAGCAAGCCAGAGCCTAAAAAGCGTGCACCACGTAAAACCGCCGCTCAGAAAAAGGCTGAAGAACAGAAGACACAAGCAGATCTGGAAGCTCAAGATAATGTCGCCATTCCAGAACCTGTTAAGCCTGAGGCTTCTGGAGATGACGAAAACACCGAAACCACCCGTGGTGGTGGTCGTGGCAAGCGCCGCGGCATCCGCCTGAAAACCTGATCAGGAGCCGCCCATGTTGGCCGTTGTTAGGGTATTCAGAGTGCATCAAGGTCACACCTACCGCAGCAGGCTACTTGGCCTTGCTTTAGGGGTCGGCGTCGCCACATTCTCTGTGGGCGCACACGCCATGGATTGGGGTGACTTTGGTGGTAATCCATGGCGATATAGTTGGGGTGGAATGCCTGGTGGTATGCCCGGTGGCTTTGGTGGAATGCCTGGTGGTATGCCCGGTGGCTTTGGGATGAACAACCCCATGGATCGCATGATGGATGATTTCAATCCTGGTGAGATGTTTGATAAGGATCGGGATCGGGGTCGGGATCGCCGGGATCGGGATAACTGGATGGATCGTTTCACCCCAGATCGTTGGATGGGGGAGAAACGTCGTGACCGTCGCCAGGATGATTCACGGGATTATGAGCGTGGGCGCTATGGTGACTCCTATTATGGTTCCCGTGGCTATCAAGATCCTTTAGATTATCCAGATAACCGCTATGATCGTGCACGACGGGGCTATGACCGGGGCTATGATGAGCGCCGCTACACCCCACCACCTGCAGGGTTTGATGATCGGGGCTACTCAGAACGTCGGTATGACCGCTACCCTGAAAGCCGGAATGATCGTGGCGGGTATAACCCAAGCCCGGAACCACCGAGCTATGGTTATTACCCCAAACATCAATCGGAACCGGTAGACCGGGGCAATTATGGCGGGTATGATCGCTACCCGGATCAAGGGTCAGGGTATCGTTCACAATCCCCACAGGGTTATGGCGCCCCCCAACAAAGCCCCTATGATCGCCAAGGAACATCTGGTTACGTACCCAGTGCAAACCCGACCTTACCAGGAAACTGGCCGAGTGGATCAGGGCGTAACAACAGCAGTAGCTGGTCCTCGCAACCATCGACCGGCACCTATTCGAGAGGTTCGGGGAATCCCCCACCCTCTTCAAGACTCCAATACAATGGGGTCAACAGATAAGCGTTTGACGAACCGTGGGGGGGAGACAGCGCATTTGGCAGGTATCTGTTCAATTTAAGCATGGCGCGCACACCCTTAAGGCATGCGTGCGAAAAGCCAAATTTGACAGAGCCTGCACATGGAGGATCGTCATGAGGACTGTTTTTAGCCGTATTCACCTCACCGTTGCAGCATCCCTGGGTATGGCCGTCATCCTGTCTACACCCGTGTTTGCTCAGAGCAGCAGTAGTTGGAATCAGCCTCCCCGTGAGGCTTATGACAGCTCCAACCGTGGATATACCCAGACCCAACCCCAGCAGGGTCGCAGTTGGGGGCATCTGCCTAATCGCCAAGATCAGTCATCCCGCTATGGCAGTGGCTATTACGACAGCCCTACCCCACCGAACTACAATCACCGCCGCCCCTGGGGTGAAGTACCCTTACGTCAAAAAGAGGTTTATCGGCCTAGAGCTGAAGAACGCGATCAGCGTTTTGATCACAACCGTCCTTCACGCTGGGATGAAGACCGTTACCAACGTGAACGCTGGCGTCATTCACGACAGACACGGGATCGGTATGAAGACCGTCGCTGGAGAGACCGTCGCCATCATGATTGGGATGGTGGCTTTTCCCAGAATCCCTGGGATACCACTTTTGGTCGAGAACGAGGCCCCTTTTCACCCTGGAGTCTGGATTCTTATGGAGAGTCCCGCCCTTCTTATGACCCTTGGGCCACGCCCAATGTGGAAGGCAGTTTTCGTTGATTCCTAAATCCACTGGGTTGGAAGATGGTATGAAACCCGATCACTGGTTTAAATTTGGGCTGTTGGCACTGCTGTTATGCGTGTGGCCCACCGCACATGTAACCGCCCAACCCTCTATCTACCTGCCTGGGCACCCTTTTAGTGCACAGGTTAACCGTAGCCTGCCTGGTTCCAAAAAAGTGGATCAGGGCCGCATGCTTTTTAGCACTTTGGGCCTTCGTACCGAGGCTGTCCGTGATGGGCAGCCTGTGGTTTTAATTATCCGTACAGACCTGCAAAAACAGTGGTTACTCTTTCCTAATACCCGCCGCTATATCGAACAAGCGGCGTCTGGCCCCCTACGCCCCCCCCTACCCCATGAAAAAGGCTCTCTCTGCCAACAGACACAACAGTTTCAATGTGTGCAAATGCGTGAAGAGATGGTCTCTGGTCGTGTGACAAAACGCTGGAAAATACAACACAAGCGTAACAACCGCATCGAAACATATGCTGTTTTATGGATAGATGAACAGCTAAAACTCCCTATTCGGGAACGTTATGCCGATGGAACAACCGTCTCCATGCGTCATCTAAAGCTCATCGAACCCGCACATGATCTTTTTGAAATTCCAAAAGAATATCGTAAAATGGAAGAAAAGCCGTCTATGACAGCTCAGTAACTTGATAGAAAAAAATGTCAAGAATCAAAATTTTTTATTTGTATTTTCAGGATGAGTCCGTATATTAGAAAACCATGATATTTGATTTGTGACCAACTCTCAGTAACTTGTTTCATTTATGTCACAACGATCGAGACCACAGATCACATTCATGGCCGACCAGTGTGTGAGGCCTTGGCAGATGAAAACCCGATACGGTTTCCGAAAAAACATACACAACATGAGCATGGTGCGTGTTTTACGAAACGGCTTTTCGAAAAAACCTTTAGTCGCCCGCTCTCCTTGTCGAAACAGGATAGGGTATGTGCTACTGGGATTGGGAATGTTACTGACCAATCCTGTGCTGGCTCAGGAGGATCGAACGGCTCAACAGATGCAAGATGGAGCCGGTTACCTGGGCAAGCAGTTTGGACAGTTTATGCGTGGCTTTA from Magnetococcus sp. PR-3 includes these protein-coding regions:
- a CDS encoding dihydrolipoyl dehydrogenase, which translates into the protein MSQQVDVIIIGAGTAGLYAMGVVRQKTKNFVLVDQGPLGTTCARVGCMPSKALIQTADDYHNAQRMVREGLIESPPEMATQAGTGFARKISQMLSSKISERVSGGLGDKLIQGRARFIAKDTIEVNGQTIQAQAIILATGSESVIPKPWQALGDRIIDSEGLFQLEEMPNSMAVLGLGAIGLELGQAMSTLGVAVTGVDLADTVANLQDPEIKAMAVEHFSQQFPIHLGHGAELSEGENNLIRVQAGDVDVQVEKVLVSLGRRPRLADMGLDTIGIELDQRGVPRFDPTTTKVEGAPIYIAGDCTNDRVIFHEAAEEGKMAGFNVLRESPQAFQRKTNLGVIFTDPNIAIFGMSYDEALAAGAEMASATIHTESRAKVMGVEAGMVRLYADKQTGHLLGGTLISPRGEHLAHTLVWAVQGGLTVHQMAAMPYYHPNLEEALFGVSSALSKVCGGGVEGVPAGLIPA
- a CDS encoding SCP-2 sterol transfer family protein, with the translated sequence MADLFSEEWMQRFAEEWNKEPELAAALEKIGFTSTIAYGIDGDDAPRGVLVVENGQAVSGAAFNGQEINWDLRAGEASWEKWIKKGLGTMGLGMAYTSRKLKFNVGDYGAMIKDPRMAGPFIKSFTVMGRV
- a CDS encoding efflux RND transporter periplasmic adaptor subunit — its product is MSMKKHLPMTLPAALLGCWMLSAPTVLAAAPMHAGTYKTVVVGTAQSGAHTMLGGTVVPLKEVSFSAQMPGRVEFIAGVEGKSFEKDTVLVALDEDDLLAKRRAAYAQYLKAKASFRNSRVQYTREVYSGSRMESENSGMAIPKMFDRYMTRPFSDMVGADNSEVTRRAQIWDSGTRIDQARAQMMQAQAALQELDAKLRDTRTIAPFNGTIVQKHVEVGDTVQPGMPLLQFANIRHLQIKVDVPARLMPGIKPGMSIPARLDVGGTLIETRVAQVFPMADPQRHTVTVKLDLPSHVPGGPGMYAEVMIPDVTNPGEQIPVIPVSAIIWRGSLPSVYVEMNGKMELRMIRRGGNTLDGNMVKVLSGLQAGEKIIINPPGPGSNWNAGSSGKPATP
- a CDS encoding efflux RND transporter permease subunit; amino-acid sequence: MQSDQMGHDKDTANPSSDHALGIAGGMAKSFIHSPLSPLFLIACLAMGVMGLILTPRQEDPQISVPMVDIFVQYSGASSDQVETLVADPLERIMSELHGVKHVYSASMRGQAMVTVEFDVGQDMEESLVKLYDRLHSNMDKIPPGVPQPLVKPRAVDDVPIVALTLWSEQVDDAYLRILAMDMLQQLNEVPDTSQGGVIGGRSEQIRVEVYPERLSGHHISLDQIAQTISSANSEKEVGSSESGDTGYRVYTGSFLKSAEDIKRLVVGTRQNVPVYISDVARVFSGPAETKQLVNYYTGTSKAEGLPEANGASAVTIYIAKKKGSNGVTVANGLLAKVEELKRTLIPANVNVSVTRNYGQTANEKVNDLLFKLFIATMAVTVLIWFFLGLRPAIVTLIVIPVVILMTVFSAWLMGYTIDRVSLFALIFSIGILVDDAIVVVENIYRRWLLDGKTDSDISVDAVREVGNPTILATFTVIAALIPMGAVRGMMGPYMEPIPALGSVAMIFSLFAAFIFTPWLAQRLKPSMTNLERHAKKEHRQAEKMERFFYWLIPQFIESRFKGMAFLGGLIVVFFAFCAMFYTTHVTVKILPLDNKPEFNVVINMPEGTALFKTANLTQQLTQTIRENVPEVTALQSYVGTASPYNFNGLVRHYYLRKESWQSDIQVQLIHKSLREKTSHDIAVQVRDLLTPMAHAQGGKVQIVEMPPGPPVLQSVVAEVTGPTAEVRRQVARDLEQMFKRSESIVDVDTFIQDDYEVWRFEVDTEKAVRRGISVDSINRNLGMAMGGHKLGDIKRGSVLEPTFIVLQVPLEVRAQIASLSDLPVQTSTGRTIPLGELGRFVKTSQDPVIYHKDLRPVEYVTGEVTGRLDAPIYGMSDIEGMLKDYTSPDGVKIAGTYLGPPDTYSKSGFEWTGEWTVTYETFRDMGIAFGVALLFIYALVVGMFKNFTLPAIIMAPIPLTLMGIIPGHWIMDAKFTATSMIGFIALAGIIVRNSILLVDFAQEEILKGTSVQDAVILSCKARTRPIVITALALVAGSSVILSDYIFQGMAISLLAGALVSTVLTLVVIPLGCVSASWAFKRPEADLVPAQFEPAPLPHTPMSPPAASEAQTTAEKAAPQEKAATAEAKTPEPVAEEPPAEVEAKTETAEEKTEAEAPAAKKPAPRKRVVAKKSAPAAKKETTTKAAPKKRVTATRKTTATKADATGEEKPKPTRKRATVTRKTAAKPEAEVAAEKTESKPEPKKRAPRKTAAQKKAEEQKTQADLEAQDNVAIPEPVKPEASGDDENTETTRGGGRGKRRGIRLKT